A genome region from Panthera uncia isolate 11264 chromosome A3 unlocalized genomic scaffold, Puncia_PCG_1.0 HiC_scaffold_11, whole genome shotgun sequence includes the following:
- the LOC125936749 gene encoding LOW QUALITY PROTEIN: signal-regulatory protein beta-1-like (The sequence of the model RefSeq protein was modified relative to this genomic sequence to represent the inferred CDS: substituted 1 base at 1 genomic stop codon) — protein sequence MMLVPASGPHLPPYLLLALLLGLTGVAGEAELQVIQPEKSVSVAAGQTATLHCTMTSLIPAGKVEWLRGTGPGRELIFSFRGDPHSPRVTNVSDATRRNNLDFSIRISNITPEDTGTYYCVKFQKGNPDVEFKSGPGTQVTVSAKPSPPVVSGPTARATPEQTVSFTCESHGFSPRNVTLKWFKNGNELAASQTTVDPEGDSASYSIFSTARLPLAPGDVRSQVICEVAHVTLQGGPPLRGTANLSETLRVPPTLEVAQQPVTRDQVKVICQVKKFYPQRLQLTWLENGHVSXTETASTASNLTENKDGTFNWTSWLLVNLSVHREDVVFTCQVQQDGQPEVTKTHTLVVSAHQKDQEAHTTHGESEMPTDLAL from the exons GTGTGGCAGGTGAGGCGGAACTGCAGGTGATCCAGCCCGAGAAGTCGGTGTCTGTGGCGGCCGGACAGACGGCCACTCTTCACTGCACCATGACCTCCCTGATACCCGCTGGGAAGGTCGAGTGGTTGAGGGGCACAGGGCCAGGCCGGGAGTTAATCTTCAGTTTCAGAGGAGACCCTCACTCCCCTCGAGTAACAAATGTTTCAGACGCCACAAGGAGAAACAACCTGGACTTTTCCATCCGCATCAGTAACATCACCCCAGAAGACACGGGAACCTACTACTGTGTGAAGTTCCAGAAAGGGAACCCCGATGTGGAGTTTAAATCTGGACCAGGCACCCAGGTCACCGTGAGCG CCAAACCCTCTCCCCCCGTGGTGTCGGGCCCCACGGCCAGGGCCACACCTGAGCAGACTGTGAGCTTCACCTGCGAGTCCCACGGCTTCTCCCCCAGAAACGTCACCCTGAAATGGTTCAAAAACGGGAATGAGCTGGCAGCCTCCCAGACCACCGTGGACCCAGAGGGAGACAGCGCTTCCTACAGCATCTTCAGCACAGCCAGGCTGCCGCTGGCCCCGGGGGACGTTCGCTCCCAGGTCATCTGCGAGGTGGCCCACGTGACCCTGCAGGGGGGCCCTCCTCTTCGTGGGACTGCCAACTTGTCCGAGACCCTCCGAG TTCCACCCACCTTGGAGGTTGCCCAGCAACCCGTGACAAGGGACCAGGTGAAGGTCATTTGCCAAGTGAAGAAGTTCTACCCCCAGCGCCTACAGCTGACCTGGTTGGAGAACGGACACGTGTCCTGAACAGAAACGGCCTCGACGGCCTCGAACCTCACAGAGAATAAGGATGGGACCTTTAACTGGACGAGCTGGCTCCTGGTGAATTTATCTGTCCACAGGGAAGATGTGGTTTTCACCTGCCAGGTGCAGCAAGACGGGCAGCCCGAGGTCACCAAAACCCATACCCTTGTGGTCTCTGCCCACCAGAAGGACCAGGAAGCCCATACGACCCACGGTGAGTCCGAGATGCCAACTGACCTGGCACTTTaa